One Flavobacterium sp. 90 DNA segment encodes these proteins:
- a CDS encoding four helix bundle protein produces the protein MNESVVKTKSFELAIRGVNFHKWLVSEKKEFVMSKQFLRSITSVGANVREAVNAQSKADFIHKLSISQKECDESMYWLEILNATNYVSTIEFESMHNQCAEVLKIIKSIIITSKKNLIKNS, from the coding sequence ATGAATGAAAGTGTGGTGAAAACCAAGAGTTTTGAATTAGCAATTAGAGGTGTTAATTTTCATAAATGGTTGGTTTCTGAAAAGAAGGAATTTGTAATGAGTAAACAATTTTTACGTTCTATTACTTCAGTTGGTGCAAATGTTCGTGAGGCAGTTAACGCGCAAAGCAAAGCTGATTTTATTCATAAATTATCAATTTCTCAAAAAGAATGCGACGAATCAATGTATTGGTTAGAGATTTTGAATGCGACAAATTATGTTTCTACAATAGAGTTTGAATCCATGCACAATCAATGCGCAGAAGTACTAAAAATAATCAAAAGCATAATAATTACGTCAAAGAAAAATTTAATTAAAAATTCATAA